A region of Anolis sagrei isolate rAnoSag1 chromosome 2, rAnoSag1.mat, whole genome shotgun sequence DNA encodes the following proteins:
- the LOC132765148 gene encoding zinc finger protein 420-like isoform X1, which translates to MQENYETLISLAEEMAISLPRITALAESHRRGLASGFPLSKPDLLSWVDRGENPWAPDLQDSLGIEGSAATQPGNELGRKNEDIPQQGILSKADQLTGGTSEENLVEGGSKLTGTIPKCSTIEAKEQLQALNTSKNLLPPGKPQGGDRSHHCAECGKSFSQKSNLLRHQRLHLDERPHKCDECEKSFSEPEALAKHRKSHVGDKPYKCEDCGKSFSWTSHLERHRRIHTGEKPYECKECGKAFSVGSHLERHRRIHTGEKPYQCTECGKSFTVSSTLVQHQRTHTNDKPYQCEDCGKGFNLSANLTAHQRKHLGQKPYECPDCGKSFSFTSHLERHQRIHTGERPYQCNDCGKSFSRSSHLYRHQRIHTGEKPQQCIDCGKNFYLSAATLQHLQASPSGARDPTKCAECSRKRVAALPLPPPSPPACSKKPYKCPNCGKGFGQSSSLVKHQRIHTGERPYQCPECGKKFSWCSALIKHKRIHTGEKPYSCNECGKAFSVSSHLERHQRVHSPDRPHKCTECGKTYGELASLVKHQKSHVAESKRYRCPDCGKSFSWSSHLERHQRIHTGEKPYACSDCGKSFSVSSHLDRHRRIHTGEKPYRCNECGKSFSVSSTLLQHQRTHSSGKPHKCKECGKRFVASAQLLTHQRTHRGEKPYECTVCGKSFGFVSHLERHQRVHTGEKPYQCPECGKCFSRSSHRNRHQRTHTTDRTPKGSMRGATDGGKGGDYSSSSQSRLPKEMVSGIPEPPLSLMPPWWSEADRSGNPSVASMWSEAPSPFHTPIMPNPAPPAGLRGWSMKGFLPPETWRLGESSSGWVSTLMQEGWPQPPPTS; encoded by the exons GATTTCCACTTTCCAAACCTGACCTGCTGTCCTGGGTGGACAGAGGGGAAAACCCATgggctcctgaccttcaggattCTTTGGGAATAGAAGGGTCAGCTGCTACTCAACCAG GTAATGAgctgggaaggaagaatgaagatATCCctcagcaaggaatactcagcaaGGCAGATCAACTGACAGGAGGGACTTCAGAGGAGAACTTGGTTGAAGGAGGGAGCAAATTAACAGGGACAATACCGAAATGTTCTACAATAGAAGCAAAGGAACAACTTCAGGCATTGAATACATCCAAAAACCTGTTGCCTCCCGGAAAACCACAAGGAGGTGACAGAAGCCACCATTGTGCCGAGTGTGGCAAAAGCTTCAGCCAAAAATCCAACCTTCTGCGGCACCAGAGGCTCCACCTGGATGAGAGGCCCCACAAGTGTGATGAGTGCGAGAAGAGCTTCTCTGAACCTGAGGCCCTGGCCAAGCACCGCAAGTCTCACGTTGGTGACAAGCCCTACAAATGTGAGgactgtgggaagagcttcagctGGACCTCCCACCTGGAGAGGCACCGacggatccacacaggggagaaaccttaCGAGTGCAAGGAGTGTGGCAAGGCATTCAGTGTAGGGTCACACCTGGAGAGGCACCGTCGGatccacacgggggagaagccgtACCAGTGCACTGAATGTGGGAAAAGCTTCACCGTCAGCTCGACCTTGGTTCAGCACCAGAGGACTCACACAAACGACAAGCCCTACCAGTGTGAGGACTGCGGCAAAGGCTTTAACCTCAGTGCCAACCTCACAGCTCATCAGAGGAAACACCTGGGCCAAAAGCCATATGAGTGTCCCGACTGTGGGAAGAGTTTCAGCTTCACTTCTCACCTGGAGAGGCACCAgcgaatccacacaggagagagaccCTATCAGTGCAATGactgtggaaagagctttagcCGTAGCTCCCATCTGTACCGGCACCAGAGAATCCACACTGGTGAGAAGCCACAGCAATGCATTGATTGTGGCAAAAATTTCTACCTCAGTGCAGCCACCCTCCAGCACCTGCAGGCCTCCCCAAGTGGGGCAAGGGACCCCACAAAATGTGCTGAATGTAGCCGCAAACGGGTTGCCGCTCTGCCCCTGCCTCCACCGTCACCACCAGCTTGTAgcaagaaaccctataaatgtcccAACTGCGGAAAAGGTTTTGGCCAGAGCTCGTCACTGGTGAAGCATCAGaggatccacacaggagaaaGGCCTTATCagtgcccagagtgtggaaagaaaTTCAGCTGGTGTTCAGCCCTCATCAAGCATAAAAGGATCCACACAGGTGAGAAGCCATACAGCTGTAATGAGTGTGGCAAAGCCTTCAGTGTTAGCTCACACTTGGAGAGGCACCAACGGGTGCATTCTCCTGACCGCCCCCACAAGTGCACAGAATGCGGGAAAACTTATGGGGAGCTGGCATCCCTGGTCAAGCACCAGAAATCCCATGTGGCTGAGAGCAAGCGCTATCGGTGCCCCGactgtggaaagagtttcagctGGAGCTCCCACTTGGAAAGGCACCAAcgaatccacacaggggagaagccctacGCTTGCAGTGACTGTGGGAAAAGCTTTAGTGTTAGCTCCCACCTGGATCGCCACCGGAGGATCCATACTGGGGAGAAGCCTTACCGCTGTAACGAGTGCGGCAAGAGCTTCAGTGTCAGCTCCACCCTCCTCCAGCACCAGCGGACCCATTCAAGCGGGAAGCCCCACAAGTGCAAGGAATGCGGGAAACGCTTTGTGGCTAGTGCTCAGCTGCTCACACACCAAAGGACCCACCGGGGTGAAAAACCTTATGAATGCACTGTATGTGGGAAGAGTTTTGGCTTCGTCTCCCACCTGGAGAGGCACCAGagggtccacacaggagagaaaccctatcagTGTCCTGAATGCGGGAAATGTTTCAGCCGCAGCTCCCATCGCAACCGCCACCAGCGCACTCATACTACTGACCGTACCCCAAAGGGAAGCATGCGAGGAGCAACTGacggagggaaaggaggggattACTCCTCTTCCTCTCAATCCAGGCTCCCCAAGGAAATGGTTTCTGGTATCCCCGAGCCCCCGCTTTCTCTCATGCCACCTTGGTGGAGTGAGGCAGACAGGAGTGGCAACCCTTCAGTTGCTTCCATGTGGTCTGAGGCGCCAAGTCCTTTCCACACCCCCATTATGCCCAATCCTGCCCCACCTGCGGGGTTAAGGGGATGGAGCATGAAGGGGTTCCTGCCTCCAGAGACATGGAGATTGGGAGAAAGCAGCTCCGGCTGGGTGTCCACTCTCATGCAAGAAGGGTGGCCACAGCCTCCCCCAACATCTTAA
- the LOC132765148 gene encoding zinc finger protein 420-like isoform X2 — MQENYETLISLEEMAISLPRITALAESHRRGLASGFPLSKPDLLSWVDRGENPWAPDLQDSLGIEGSAATQPGNELGRKNEDIPQQGILSKADQLTGGTSEENLVEGGSKLTGTIPKCSTIEAKEQLQALNTSKNLLPPGKPQGGDRSHHCAECGKSFSQKSNLLRHQRLHLDERPHKCDECEKSFSEPEALAKHRKSHVGDKPYKCEDCGKSFSWTSHLERHRRIHTGEKPYECKECGKAFSVGSHLERHRRIHTGEKPYQCTECGKSFTVSSTLVQHQRTHTNDKPYQCEDCGKGFNLSANLTAHQRKHLGQKPYECPDCGKSFSFTSHLERHQRIHTGERPYQCNDCGKSFSRSSHLYRHQRIHTGEKPQQCIDCGKNFYLSAATLQHLQASPSGARDPTKCAECSRKRVAALPLPPPSPPACSKKPYKCPNCGKGFGQSSSLVKHQRIHTGERPYQCPECGKKFSWCSALIKHKRIHTGEKPYSCNECGKAFSVSSHLERHQRVHSPDRPHKCTECGKTYGELASLVKHQKSHVAESKRYRCPDCGKSFSWSSHLERHQRIHTGEKPYACSDCGKSFSVSSHLDRHRRIHTGEKPYRCNECGKSFSVSSTLLQHQRTHSSGKPHKCKECGKRFVASAQLLTHQRTHRGEKPYECTVCGKSFGFVSHLERHQRVHTGEKPYQCPECGKCFSRSSHRNRHQRTHTTDRTPKGSMRGATDGGKGGDYSSSSQSRLPKEMVSGIPEPPLSLMPPWWSEADRSGNPSVASMWSEAPSPFHTPIMPNPAPPAGLRGWSMKGFLPPETWRLGESSSGWVSTLMQEGWPQPPPTS; from the exons GATTTCCACTTTCCAAACCTGACCTGCTGTCCTGGGTGGACAGAGGGGAAAACCCATgggctcctgaccttcaggattCTTTGGGAATAGAAGGGTCAGCTGCTACTCAACCAG GTAATGAgctgggaaggaagaatgaagatATCCctcagcaaggaatactcagcaaGGCAGATCAACTGACAGGAGGGACTTCAGAGGAGAACTTGGTTGAAGGAGGGAGCAAATTAACAGGGACAATACCGAAATGTTCTACAATAGAAGCAAAGGAACAACTTCAGGCATTGAATACATCCAAAAACCTGTTGCCTCCCGGAAAACCACAAGGAGGTGACAGAAGCCACCATTGTGCCGAGTGTGGCAAAAGCTTCAGCCAAAAATCCAACCTTCTGCGGCACCAGAGGCTCCACCTGGATGAGAGGCCCCACAAGTGTGATGAGTGCGAGAAGAGCTTCTCTGAACCTGAGGCCCTGGCCAAGCACCGCAAGTCTCACGTTGGTGACAAGCCCTACAAATGTGAGgactgtgggaagagcttcagctGGACCTCCCACCTGGAGAGGCACCGacggatccacacaggggagaaaccttaCGAGTGCAAGGAGTGTGGCAAGGCATTCAGTGTAGGGTCACACCTGGAGAGGCACCGTCGGatccacacgggggagaagccgtACCAGTGCACTGAATGTGGGAAAAGCTTCACCGTCAGCTCGACCTTGGTTCAGCACCAGAGGACTCACACAAACGACAAGCCCTACCAGTGTGAGGACTGCGGCAAAGGCTTTAACCTCAGTGCCAACCTCACAGCTCATCAGAGGAAACACCTGGGCCAAAAGCCATATGAGTGTCCCGACTGTGGGAAGAGTTTCAGCTTCACTTCTCACCTGGAGAGGCACCAgcgaatccacacaggagagagaccCTATCAGTGCAATGactgtggaaagagctttagcCGTAGCTCCCATCTGTACCGGCACCAGAGAATCCACACTGGTGAGAAGCCACAGCAATGCATTGATTGTGGCAAAAATTTCTACCTCAGTGCAGCCACCCTCCAGCACCTGCAGGCCTCCCCAAGTGGGGCAAGGGACCCCACAAAATGTGCTGAATGTAGCCGCAAACGGGTTGCCGCTCTGCCCCTGCCTCCACCGTCACCACCAGCTTGTAgcaagaaaccctataaatgtcccAACTGCGGAAAAGGTTTTGGCCAGAGCTCGTCACTGGTGAAGCATCAGaggatccacacaggagaaaGGCCTTATCagtgcccagagtgtggaaagaaaTTCAGCTGGTGTTCAGCCCTCATCAAGCATAAAAGGATCCACACAGGTGAGAAGCCATACAGCTGTAATGAGTGTGGCAAAGCCTTCAGTGTTAGCTCACACTTGGAGAGGCACCAACGGGTGCATTCTCCTGACCGCCCCCACAAGTGCACAGAATGCGGGAAAACTTATGGGGAGCTGGCATCCCTGGTCAAGCACCAGAAATCCCATGTGGCTGAGAGCAAGCGCTATCGGTGCCCCGactgtggaaagagtttcagctGGAGCTCCCACTTGGAAAGGCACCAAcgaatccacacaggggagaagccctacGCTTGCAGTGACTGTGGGAAAAGCTTTAGTGTTAGCTCCCACCTGGATCGCCACCGGAGGATCCATACTGGGGAGAAGCCTTACCGCTGTAACGAGTGCGGCAAGAGCTTCAGTGTCAGCTCCACCCTCCTCCAGCACCAGCGGACCCATTCAAGCGGGAAGCCCCACAAGTGCAAGGAATGCGGGAAACGCTTTGTGGCTAGTGCTCAGCTGCTCACACACCAAAGGACCCACCGGGGTGAAAAACCTTATGAATGCACTGTATGTGGGAAGAGTTTTGGCTTCGTCTCCCACCTGGAGAGGCACCAGagggtccacacaggagagaaaccctatcagTGTCCTGAATGCGGGAAATGTTTCAGCCGCAGCTCCCATCGCAACCGCCACCAGCGCACTCATACTACTGACCGTACCCCAAAGGGAAGCATGCGAGGAGCAACTGacggagggaaaggaggggattACTCCTCTTCCTCTCAATCCAGGCTCCCCAAGGAAATGGTTTCTGGTATCCCCGAGCCCCCGCTTTCTCTCATGCCACCTTGGTGGAGTGAGGCAGACAGGAGTGGCAACCCTTCAGTTGCTTCCATGTGGTCTGAGGCGCCAAGTCCTTTCCACACCCCCATTATGCCCAATCCTGCCCCACCTGCGGGGTTAAGGGGATGGAGCATGAAGGGGTTCCTGCCTCCAGAGACATGGAGATTGGGAGAAAGCAGCTCCGGCTGGGTGTCCACTCTCATGCAAGAAGGGTGGCCACAGCCTCCCCCAACATCTTAA